The stretch of DNA CTCTGCCAGAAAATAGCTGTAACCAGCACGCTGTACCACCTGGCTACACtgacaacaaaataaaccaaaagtTCCATTCTGGAGATCAAAAGTCAAGCTCAGGTTTATGTGTCAATATTAAGAGGCCACAGAGGGAGGGGTACAATTTCTGAATATGGTGGCGCACATGATTTTGTAGCTGAATAACCCACTGTAAGGATGACTCTGACCTGACTTGCTGGTCACACATTTGTTGACTAGTGCTGTCCAGAACAGGGgagcgcacacacacagacaaggGCTCAGAGCTACATTTGAGGATTATCCTGGAAAACTGTCAGGAAACAGTCTGTGTTTGTTCACCCCACATCTCTAAAGGAGCCAAATCATAATGGCACAGTATAGGTGCCATCAGGTCTGCCTCACACAAACCAACAGCTGGAAAACGTGCCTGTCTCAATGGatgtggtaattttttttcttagtataGGAGAAAGCAGTGTACTTTCTGACAGAGGgcaaaagggagagagaaaaacaacagcaaacatGATTAACTAACTCGAGTGATACATGAAAATGAGGAAGGAAACAACATACCACACCAACAGAAAAAGTCTCGTCTTTCTACACATTTCTCCATTCTTAATACTTTGCTCGACGCTTCTGTTGGCAGAGGAACAGCATATGAACCGAAGACAGCCAAACACACTCTGAAACGGTTGCTGCCAGGTTTGCTCAGGTACTTGCATGATTGCAGCGTTCACGTGGTGTGATGGGGCACTCTGTCATCTGCCTTTCAGATGTAAGAGGCTGATAACCAGCAGTGTGCATCTTATGTGTTACTTAAAATTgtgctgagaaaggaaaaatggagTATGCTTGGTAAGAAATACCAGAAGTCGCTTCCCCAGAAGCACCTTGCTTTTGGGACATAActgtaaaatttctgtttaatgttaaaatacatttccatgTAAATGGTGCTCTAGGTAATATGCTGTTATACCTTGCTATCATTATCTTAGGCCTCCATAATGAAAATATACCATTTTAACTTCTCACTAGATGTTCGTTTGTAAACAACTTAAACTTAGGCAAAGATTTACATTTTCTATGAACTAGACCGGCTGATTTCTATTGAATGCACACTCAGGTTTTGTGCTTATTTGCATAAACCTGCCAGTCACTCTAAgaaacatgtaattttaaatatagaatgttatattttatgttttctctctcttttcaccCAAGTCTATTGCAAACAATGGGAGACATGGCAAATGAGAGTATTGTCCACTCCAGTGGAGCACCCTCCTCCACACAGCAGTGCCACCGAGACACCACGATCACCCACCTCGTCTTCCCAGTACTGTATACACTCATCTTCCTTCTGGGACTTGTACTTAACAGCCTGGCTTTTTGGGCTTTCTTCCAGATTCCAAGCACATCAACTTTCATTGTCTATCTGAAAAATATCTTAGTTTCTGATTTTATAATGACCCTGATGCTTCCTCTGAAAATCCTAACGGACTCTGGACTGGGACCATGGCAACTCAAAGCTTTTGTCTGTCGCTTCTCAGCTGTAGTATTTTACAATACCATGTACATTAGCATAGTGCTACTCGGACTCATTGCTTTTGACAGATTTCTCAAGATTGTGAGACCTTTTGGGAAGTTCTGGGTGCACAACCTGACCTCAGCAAAGATCCTGGCGGGTCTGGTCTGGCTCTTCTTCTTTGTTCTCTCTCTGCCTAACATGGTCTTATCAAACAAGAAAGCAACACCCCAATCAGTGAAGAAGTGTGCCTCACTGAAGAACTACTTTGGACTCAAATGGCATGAAGCCGTCAATTATATCTGTCAGTTTATTTTCTGGACTGTTCTCATCctcatgtttctgttttatataaTTATTGCCAAAAAGGTATATGAGTCTTatataaaaacacagaagaaaaacaacaaaagtgAACAAAGGATCAAGGGGAAAGTATTCAtcattttcactgtgtttttcttATGCTTTGCCCCCTTTCATTTTAGCAGGGTTCCCTATACTCTGAGCCAAACGACCACCCACATGGACTGTCGTCTGCAGAACCAGCTCTTTGTTGCGAAAGAAAGCACTCTGTGGCTGGCTGCCACAAACGTCTGCATGGACCCCCTGATATACATGTTCTTGTGCAAACCATTTCTAGAAAAGGTATTATGCAGGAGAataaagacatttcagaaaacagttcatACAAACCCCACAACAGAACTGGACACACGAACGTCTGCTACCGAATCTTGACTGCAGCTTCATGCTCTACAGTCTCTGCATATTCATAGAGaacttaaaaaatactttgttttatttctgctgtggaaaatgaaaaggcagtTGTACtgtaatattaatacttaataaaaatgtcaaaatgaattTCCTTATTTACTCTCACTGCTCAGTCTTTACAGACAAAAAACTGTCACTGCTGGCCCTGATCAAACACCgatccccccccccaaactgtgctctcctgctgacaCCATCACTGCTAATCAAATGCTGCAGAAGCCCCGCTGTGTCGTGGCAgcacctgcccagccccagtATGGTTGCATGCATGCCACACAGCGCCGTGCTACCTCAGAGTCACTCATGTGACTTCCAGCCATAACCACGTCGGTCtgaacagaaaaccagcatCGGTGATGCTTAAAACTACGGATGATCAGTTTGCAGTCTCGTGttgctctgctgcctctgcaaagCGAACCAGAACGGAGTTTTTTCCAATTTGGTCACTAATTCATGTCCACGTCACAGGATACAGACAGACTGTAGCCCATGAATTAAAATACCTTCCTATAACCTAAGCCAATCTACAAAATAATTCTATCCGCTTTAAACAAGAATAATTTACTTGTTAACACTTAAGCAGCTTACTGACTATAGCTGCTTTTAAGGACGATTTGGCTTTAATTGGGATCAAACCCCAGAGCTGTTAACTTTGTATGTCAGTAATTCTTACGCTGGGTGTCAGCTCAGCCAGCATGTcgcagggcagggaagaggaggaaccATACTtgacagaaggaagaaggacATGGTTCCTCCCCATCCTTACCCGCCTCTCTCACACACATAACTGCTTTTCTACTGCCTACACACTGTTTCACCATCCTTCCTCTCCATCCTCAGCGGGGCTTTGCGGGAGGGCACAGTTGGCAATACCCCAGCCCCCAGAGCACGCTCCTCGCCCAGGACAGCAGAGAACCCAGGATTgctcccctgccacaggcaccCCAGAGCTGTGTGGCATTCACCTCTATCCCACCACTCGCAGAGAGGAACACCCAGACATGTCCCCCTTGGTGGCACGTTCCCCATTCCCAGTCCCATCCACAGgcaaagagaaggcagcaggcagcactgcctcaCCCTCGTCGCCCAGCAAACCCTTCTCCACCTGGCTCACTGCACTACCCGCAGACCTCTTCCTTAGCTGTCCTACAGGGGAAGTCCAAATAGACTGTGCCTAAAGAGAAATGCCTTTCTAATCACAAATCCTGGGATTTATTTCACTATTTTAAGACGTGAAAGAGATACCAACCGTTTACTGACTCCAACTCTACAAAGcatataaaaaacccccacaaaactgTTAAACTTACCTTAGCCCTCAgcaatcatagaatcacagcatggtttatgttggaagggactttacAGCTGCTTCCTTGCTTCTCAAACATgttgctcctgctgcttgtcCCCTGATATACCTGCCACCCCAGATGACTACCTCTGCACACTGCTCAGGTGACGTGGCATTGCAGAAGGGACCTCAGGGAAAGCATCCCAACTTGCTCTTTTCCATCGGCCCTACTGCTGGCTGTAGCTCCCGTCACCCCCTGCCCACTGCCCCGTACCTGGGcactcagctcctgctgctctgtgacaCTGCAGAGCCAAAGCGTGCCAGTCCACAGCACCTCGCTGAGGAAAGAGCCACGTCCCTTAGGAACAAACTTCACCTCTTCTTAAGCTCTCCTGCCAGCTTTATGCCTCCTCACAGGTGCCAGATGCTTTGATCACCACTTGATTGCTGTTTTTAGAAATTAA from Falco peregrinus isolate bFalPer1 chromosome 12, bFalPer1.pri, whole genome shotgun sequence encodes:
- the LOC101924435 gene encoding P2Y purinoceptor 13, translated to MLYFMFSLSFHPSLLQTMGDMANESIVHSSGAPSSTQQCHRDTTITHLVFPVLYTLIFLLGLVLNSLAFWAFFQIPSTSTFIVYLKNILVSDFIMTLMLPLKILTDSGLGPWQLKAFVCRFSAVVFYNTMYISIVLLGLIAFDRFLKIVRPFGKFWVHNLTSAKILAGLVWLFFFVLSLPNMVLSNKKATPQSVKKCASLKNYFGLKWHEAVNYICQFIFWTVLILMFLFYIIIAKKVYESYIKTQKKNNKSEQRIKGKVFIIFTVFFLCFAPFHFSRVPYTLSQTTTHMDCRLQNQLFVAKESTLWLAATNVCMDPLIYMFLCKPFLEKVLCRRIKTFQKTVHTNPTTELDTRTSATES